Proteins encoded by one window of Lycium barbarum isolate Lr01 chromosome 11, ASM1917538v2, whole genome shotgun sequence:
- the LOC132619791 gene encoding uncharacterized protein LOC132619791: MSDLPKYNGTTDPQKHVTSYTCAVKGKDMHPDEIESVLLKKYRETLSKGAMIGYLLLSEHSIHSFEMLSSKRMLEERRFQKERMLLLAVPDKWTAETFTKGLNPKSSSASLKLKENLLEFLATTWEDIHNRHESKIRVEDDQFGLPAGSIGQVRTHDKPRRNVDPEFGFRKERWLDPIRMDPSHKNPNLICDFYGTHGQQTADCHHLRDEISRLLKNGHLREFLSNRAKDGYRKSKSSSRHFDQVEPTQLINMIMGRTEIAGTPFITKRMNFSITREKRSRSFVPEEEIIFTDEDVDGVTLPHNDALVISVMIVDCKVKRILIDPGCLANKFRWKAVN; this comes from the exons ATGTCGGATCTACCCAAATATAATGGGACCACAGATCCTCAAAAGCatgtgacctcatacacatgcgcTGTTAAAGGGAAGGATATGCATCCAGATGAGATTGAGTCTGTTTTACTCAAGAAGTATAGAGAAACATTGTCTAAAGGtgcaatgattgggtatttaTTGCTTTCGGAGCATTCAATTCATTCTTTTGAAATGCTTTCATCAAAGCGCATGCTGGAGGAAAGAAG GTTCCAGAAGGAACGGATGCTGCTACTAGCTGTCCCGGACAAATGGACAGCAGAGACATTTACCAAGGGATTGAATCCTAAAAGTTCGAGTGCCTCATTAAAGCTGAAAGAAAACCTATTAGAATTTCTCGCTACAACATGGGAGGATATTCATAATAGGCATGAATCAAAAATTCGAGTGGAAGATGACCAATTCGGGTTGCCGGCAGGGTCAATTGGTCAGGTTCGAACCCATGACAAGCCTAGGAGAAATGTTGATCCTGAGTTTGGGTTTAGGAAGGAAAG GTGGCTTGATCCTATACGAATGGATCCTAGCCACAAAAATCCAAATTTAATTTGTGATTTCTACGGGACTCATGGGCAGCAGACTGCTGATTGTCATCACCTTAGAGATGAGATTTCAAGGTTATTGAAGAACGGGCATTTAAGGGAATTTCTAAGTAATAGAGCCAAGGATGGTTATAGAAAGAGCAAAAGTTCGAGTAGGCATTTTGATCAGGTCGAGCCTACTCAGTTGATCAACATGATAATGGGGAGAACCGAGATTGCGGGAACGCCTTTCATCACAAAAAGGATGAATTTTTCAATAACTCGGGAGAAAAGATCGCGGAGCTTTGTCCCAGAAGAAGAAATCATATTCACCGATGAAGATGTAGATGGCGTTACTCTTCCCCACAATGATGCTTTGGTGATCTCTGTTATGATTGTCGATTGTAAAGTCAAACGAatattgattgatccgggttgtTTAGCAAACAAATTCCGGTGGAAAGCGGTTAATTAA
- the LOC132619236 gene encoding protein RADIALIS-like 2, translated as MGSWTVKQNKRFEEALALYDKDTPDRWHNIARSVGGKSAEEVRRHYDLLLKDIIQIENGHVPLPKYKPAGPYANEQRLLKNLRLQ; from the exons ATGGGTTCATGGACAGtgaagcaaaacaagagattcgaGGAGgcgttggcattatatgacaagGATACTCCTGATCGATGGCATAACATTGCGAGAAGTGTAGGAGGGAAATCAGCAGAGGAAGTGAGGAGGCACTATGACCTGCTTCTCAAGGATATCATCCAAATAGAAAATGGTCATGTACCTTTGCCCAAATACAAGCCTGCTGGACCTTATGCTAATGAACAAAG GCTTCTGAAGAATCTAAGGCTACAGTGA
- the LOC132619790 gene encoding uncharacterized protein LOC132619790, with protein MLDKLTPSSRVLNGFNMASEAVKGEIILPINAGGMLKCTKLYVIDGDMSYNMIFGRPWIHDMKPVPSTLHLLLKFQTLDGIRQIRSEQSTTKEMFTIESHERENLEHEKEESLSAFEKRIETGAKGSAAAQIVDSHKVEVA; from the coding sequence ATGTTGGATAAACTAACACCATCTTCCAGAGTGCTTAATggattcaatatggcaagtgaggCAGTAAAAGGGGAAATTATATTGCCAATCAATGCGGGAGGAATGCTCAAATGCACCAAATTATATGTCATAGATGGTGACATGAGTTACAATATGATCTTTGGGAGGCCTTGGATACATGATATGAAGCCAGTACCTTCGACATTGCATTTACTTCTTAAGTTCCAAACACTAGATGGAATCAGGCAAATTCGGAGTGAACAATCGACAACAAAAGAGATGTTCACTATTGAATCACATGAGAGGGAAAATCTAGAGCACGAAAAGGAAGAATCACTTTCAGCATTTGAAAAAAGGATTGAAACTGGAGCAAAAGGCTCAGCAGCTGCGCAGATCGTGGATTCACATAAAGTGGAAGTCGCTTAG